The Diospyros lotus cultivar Yz01 chromosome 11, ASM1463336v1, whole genome shotgun sequence region AGATTGGAGTAGTGCCTCCTAAAAATAAGATGTGGGAAACTCAATAAAGATGGTATGTACATATAAGAAGAATACTGATAGACACACTTGTGAGGCAAGAGGATGAAATAGaagaaatttgtagcaaaagaaaGAGATGCTGACCAAAGAAAATTTGGCAAAAAACCCATAAACATGGCATAGAATACAATAGTCTTACAAAGGATATGGCCCTTaatagagatggttggaggtCTAGAATTTATGAATCCAACTCCACTTAGTGGAACTAAGGTTGTGGCTCTTGtaattgttttagttttaagagattttgtcCATTGTTATATTGTGTAAGCCCTACTTTGGCATATTGAAATTTGTCTCTTCCTTAACACATGAATGCAGGCATCTAGTCTTGACATGGTGTTGTAGTATTTTCTAAGATGCAGAATTTCTGTTTTTATCCCTAACATCTTCCTTGGTAATTGACCTTAACAGatttattaaaagattaaaaaaatattgacacCTAACCCCTTTGGTTTTCACAAGAAACATATAACACTCCTCTAGTTTGCatattttataagttaaattaGCATGTAACCTCCAATATTGTGTCTTTgatgaataattatatataaaaagaataattccACCTTGATGGGGCAACCCTtgcacaaccccccccccccccccccaaaaaaaaaagagaccaagtaaataaaatatgacGTAAAATATTACCATTATATAATAGCTCTACAAAAGACTGGAATCAAAGGAGACTCCTTTTAACAGAATCTGACTCTATGCACATCGAGATGAATAGTTACCAAGTAGCACAGATCTAGCTCCAACTCAAGGAAGCTCAGGCCTCAAACACAACGCCTCCAAACTTAGAAGTTGATATCATCCGCTGATAGAAAATATAGCTAAAATATACTCCAAATATCATGATATGCTGTGTAATGAGTTAAGAGATGATCAACAAGAAGCCATACCCCATTACATACTAGAAGCACCAATTCAAAATCCCCTACCctcaatttctcaaattaacAAGGCAGTGGTTGGATAATTTGGTTCTGTTCCTGGAGTAATTTGTCAGTTCACATGGCATCACTGCATTATTGCATGAATGGTCTACCATAGAAGTTTGGGGCACGCTTACATATAAGGGAGGCTGCAGCATAAAACATCAGTGTCCTTTTGAGAGAATAGGGAATATCACCAGTGATCTAGATAAACACACacgcaaacacacaaaaacatGCAACATGCTCCAGTAATGTGCAATATCTTGTTAGTGCTACTTCAATTGTTGTGGAGAAATTTGATCATACAGCAAGAACCTTTCAAGATAGGGTTCTACTCCAATTGCTATTGTTTTATAGGTTGTGGCTGCAGGAGCTGGATGGAAGATTGGGTTGCTCACCCGTCTGATAAGAAGCTGTCTAGGAATTCATGTCATGTTAACTAGTTCTGTAAAACTGATatatggaaaaaaagaaaaaggaaatcttGTTGTGTTTCCATGTTGTCCAATTGGTTtcacaatattaaatatatgatgGAACACTACcatataaattatctttattcagcaccatctcatgaaacttttccatatgaAGGTGTGTTGTGTGACATCCCTACTTttacctagggttgtgattggaattagGGAGAGAAACTAGATGATAGACATAAAGGGGGAAGAGAGAAATCAAAAGAGAaagtgagggagagattagagaggaaacgagagggagaaagaaTTAGGGAGATAAGAATCCACTTCATTCATTCCATGCCTTTCTCTACATATTAGGGTCTATTTATATTCTATTCAATAGTAAAAGAAAGCTGaaaaatagcacccatgtgctcctaacaactcacaaaatacctcctCCTACTACTACAACCTTCTTACAATAGTGTCCTTCTAACTACCCTTGAGTTGTGACATTCGCCTCTCCTTGAagggtttcttgtccccaagaaacttattacaaccaagtctttgtttcttcatccaatgtcCATCTTCACccattggtttcttcttcgcttttccttcttatcttgtttttcccttctcttttgctttcttttttctttctcctcaacAGCAACAACATTATGTCTTGCTGCTACACCGATGGAAACATGAGTAAACAAAACAACAAGGGTCTCGGTCCCTTGAACAAAGAAttccttccctttctttctttcatcttgCTTTGCTTTATCCTTCTGCGTCCTCCATTGCTCCAGATCAGAAACATACTGCTGGAAGGTTTTAGAGTAATCAATTTCATGCAAGCATCCTCCCTTAACCTCTAGCCAATCTTGAACTGCCCTCCATTGGTTTTTCACTTCAATTAAGGCACAAGTTTCCTCCCAATTGACTGATTTCTCAGTTGGAGTTACCTAATTCATAGTGGGTAATTCAACAACTCTTTCCATTCCTATCCTTTCAAGAGAAATTGATTTAAGATCTCCACAATCTAAGGCTATTGTGGTCATTTCCATTCCAAGATCATTGGATCCCGGATTGCTAGCAAAAATCTCGACTTCATCCTCAACAGTTACCTCCTCCAATGGTGTCATATTGAGGGTTTTAGCATCCGGATTCTCAGTACCAGTGGGGGTGCTTGAGATGCTGCCAATCGTTGGACTGTCATCCGCCAATTCTTCAATCCCTTCTTccacttccttttcttcctcatcagCTTCTTGCATCTCCAGATTAACAGCCTTAGAAGCTCCATTGATAATATAGGTTTTGGTCCTTTCTCCAAACCGGTTACACAAGTCAATTACAAACTGCGGCCAGCTCAATTCCACCCTTCCCTAGCTCCAATTCAGGAACCAAACGTATGGAATTCCCCTCAGATTAGCTACGACCATTTTTACCTTCTCCTTTTCAGCTACTTGGTGTTGGTAGAACACCCGTTCACATTGTCGGATCCACCATTTGGGCCTATCTCTGTCAAACACCGACATAGCCAATGGAGCAAGAGTGGGCAAATCGACACTTGGAATTGAAGTCGACAAAGTTCGATTAGCAGTCTGAAAGTTATGCGAACATAGGATCAAAAAATCGTCCAGCTGCCTACGGAGGTCCTTGATTTCCTTTGTTGCATCAATTAGTCCTTCAACCCTCTTCCTCAGTTCAATTCCTTGAAATTACACCCTGCAACAGCCTCTTGATCAGCTTCCAAGGATCTCTTTAGAAATTTTCCTATACTAAAATTCAGTAACCCAAGCCAATGCAATTGTTACTTCCAATTCAACAACCTTAATCCGCTTCAGACCTTGCCCTAGCAATATCCTAGATCTGAATCAGCTTTTTACCTGCTACTGAATGTCCTCCAAATCAATTTTCGAGATCTGATCGAGTTTGTTCGGCCTTCTAGTTAGCCTACTGTTAGCTTCCAGCTCACCCAAAACCTCTGCCTTAGTTATGATGGAGTATCTAAGGACTGTCGCCTTCCAAATTTCAGCTCCTTAATGGTTTGATTGGCTCACTTTCCCAAGTCATCGGAATTCCGCCCGAAATCAGTTCATAGTAGTCGCCTAGGAGAATCACCCACCTCACAGTAGTCGTCTTGGTCAAATAGCCAAGGATTCCTCCTGCTTCGCTTTGGCAATTCAAATATGAGCTGAAATTCACAGCCGCAAGACTTCTTCACTTCTCGCCCGAGTCAAATTAGAATTCGCCTAGGACTCACCTCTCGCTCAACTTCAAAATCTAAGTTGAGGATCACAATCAAAATCAAGGCAATTGAAAATCGCTGCTTGCGGAATTTTCCTTTGGACTGTTTCTGATGGCACTTTCTTTCACTACTCGGTCACATGCAGTGACCTAGACTTGAATTTCCGCACCTGACCGCGTTCAGCCTTCTCGCCTCAACCACATGCAACTAGTTTGCCGGAATCAAAGTGATTCAAGGATCAATAAGAGGCTTCCGAATCGGTTGCTAGCTTCCTTCGGTCAATCAGATTCAACAATCGCCCCAACCCATGCCCAATCACTGTCCAATTGGCTCCAGAATTTCCCAGAGTTTGCTGCTTCCTGAATCTCCTTCTGTAACTTGTTTGATTCCATACCCAATCATCGACCAGCTTCTCGTTTTCGATGCTGCTTTCCCTACGCCCTCTGATTcacttgaaaatttaaataaatgtccGGTCAGAACTCTTTTCAGCTTGCAACGCCTTCCCGATTTTGATTCTGCAACTGAAGATAAGTCTTTCGATTCTAAGCATCAACCTCCATTAGACCTTGCTATGAATCCCTGATTTTGAAAGTTGCTTGATCGGATATGATTTTGCTTCGCCACACTTCTTCACTTCTTCTGTGATTCAACACACCTCAATTCTGAGTCATTCGCCTGATCTCAAATCACTCGAAATCCGCCTGATCTCAACACCAATTTGAGCCGCCTTCCTCCGTTTAACAATTTTGGCGCAGCCGATAGCATTCGCCTTCTAGGATCAATTTGAATTCCGCTTCACCTCTCAGATTGGACAGATCCAAATCTCAATTTTGAACTCAATCACATGCAAGTTCTTCGGACTCAATTGTTGCTTGAACTTGCATGAATTACAGATTTCCGAAATCACCTCAGCCTCGTCTTCACCAGAGTTTGATTGAAATCACAGCCAAGGAAGgattggctctaataccatttgtcacatCTCTACTGttacctagggttgtgattggaattagGGAGAGAAACTGGATGATAGACTTaaaggaggaagagagaaatcaaaagagaaagagagggagagattagagaggaaacgagagggagaaagaaTTAGGGAGATAAGAATCCACTTCATTCATTCCATGCCTTTCTTTACATATTAgggtctatttataggctattcaatAGTAAATGCAATTTggaaaatagcacccatgtgctcctaacaactcacaaaatacctcctCCTACTACTACAACCTTCTTACAATAGTGCCCTTCTAACTACCCTTGAGTTGTGACAtgttggaactttatctcatctttCCCTTGCTAGAAGCTTGCGTTAGGAAGGGCATCCAgtataaaattttgccacattgatcttttgcatggattttttATTGTCAAtctgacttttagaagtcaattgacattttgAATGTCCTGCAGACCATAACTTAATTAGGATAAGGTGCacttaatgatgatgatgatgacaaaaataaaaaatcatgcGATTTTGCTTTTGGTTGAGGGaataaacttaattatatttctggTGGCTTGTTCTACCATAACAAATATTCCATTCATAATGTTCTGTTTCTTAATTTCCAAGCAACTGAAATATGATTCCTATTTTTGTAATGAGATGTGCATTTAGATGTATTTAGCTGTGAACCTTCTTGGATTCATCTCAAAATGTTGATCAACTATAGCACTTTAATTACTTGTGATGATGCAGAGATTGGGCTTGGATTGACAGCATTTGGTGTATTCTTCTCGTTCATGggaattattttcttctttgacaAGGGACTAATTGCCATGGGTAATGTAAGTAAACTTTCGATCATCCTTTCATTACCCAGCTTCTTCTGTTACTTTCTCTTTCCCATTTAGCTTATTGATAATATGATACCTCCTTAACATTGTGTTATTTGGCGATACTGAACCAGATCCTCTTCGTCTCAGGAGTGATATTAACTATTGGACTGAAGTCCTCAATGCAGTTCTTCATGAAGCGTAGCAATTTCAAGGTTATCTCTGTCTCCCTCGTCCTAGTTCCTGCCAGTCTCTGAGTATGCTGATGTTCCATTCTTATTTACCACCGTGCTATTCAATTTTGGACAGGGAACAATGTCTTTTGGTTTGGGCTTCATCTTGGTCGTCATAGGATGGCCTATAATGGGAATGATTTTGGAGGCATATGGGTTCATTGTTCTGTTCAGGTCCGCCAGATTTTGTTCATTGATTTCTTGTGCTCTGCCTGAATTACTTATTGTAAGTTGCTGATGGagctttatttattatttattttatttattttttgtagtggCTTCTGGCCAACACTGGCAGTTTTCCTGCAGAAGATACCAATTCTTGGTTGGGTCCTCCAACAGCCATTTTTTAGATCGGTATGTTTACCTTGCAATTCGTATGTCTCTTTTAGTGagaattttcaattaatttctGAGTTGTTTTGTTCCAAAGCTAATTTGGGTCACAAGTTTCTACGtgatttaaatttgaatttagtttGGATTCTTTGAATTCATGTTGTCCATTTTGTGTAGTCAAGGCTTCTGTTTTTAATTCTTTCCCATGGGGGCACATATAGGAAAAGTAGTAAGGAAGTCCCACGCAATCAAGACTTTACATCAGTTTCCTACATCAGTAAAGTTTTGCTCACATTATTTGTTTAACTAAAGTAGATTGGCAAAGGCATCAATTTCCTTACCAGAAACTGAGACATATGTGAACCAGTGGAAACTTCTGGAAGTCAACAACTAGAAAATCTAGATATGTCCCGGAATTGTTGTGATTGCTAATGATATAAAGTAT contains the following coding sequences:
- the LOC127813731 gene encoding vesicle transport protein GOT1-like: MVSFEMNDRKKIGLGLTAFGVFFSFMGIIFFFDKGLIAMGNILFVSGVILTIGLKSSMQFFMKRSNFKGTMSFGLGFILVVIGWPIMGMILEAYGFIVLFSGFWPTLAVFLQKIPILGWVLQQPFFRSLFERYRGKRVPV